GCGATACCGCTGGCATGACACCCCTTCTACCAATGTACACGCTAGGGCATGATTTTATGCCTTCTCCCATTCACGCTGGTGGCTTAAGGTATCATGGAGCTGGTGTTATTGTAAGTCAGTTGCTCAAAGATGGATTGATTGAGGCCGTGTCGCAAAACCAGAAGCGTTGCTTCGAGGCAGGAATGGACTTTATTAAATCTGAAGGCATTATTCCTGCGCCTGAAGCCACCCATGCTATAGCTACGGTAATTGATGAGGCTTTGCGTTGCAAGGAAGAAGGGACTGAACGCACAATACTTTTCAATCTTTGTGGACATGGTTATTTTGACATGGCTGCATATGCCTCATACATGGCAGGTGAATTGACTGACCAAAACGTTACCCAGGACGAAATAAGGCGTTCGGTTTCGCTTACCGACGCCCTTCAACCAGGGTGAAGAGCTGAATATCAGCGTATAAATAAATTTAAGAAAGCTGTCATAAAATCATTCTGACAGCTTTCTTTTTTTTCATGAATGCCTTTGTTTTTTTAAATTTGCCTCTTATGAACGGAGATCCAAAATTATATCAACTGCTGGAAGAGTTAGGCATCCCTTTTGACTATCATCCTCACCCTGCCGCACCTACTGTGGAAGAGGCAATGAAATACTGGAAAGACCTGGATGCCACCCATTGCAAAAACCTGTTCTTCCGCAATCATAAAGGCAACAGGCATTATTTGGTCATCCTTGACCACCGGCAGGATTTGAATATTCGTGATCTGGAACAAAGGCTGAAACAGGGGAAATTGACCTTCGCTTCTCCTGAAAGGCTTAAAAAACATTTGGGGCTGACGCCGGGTTCCGTGACTCCTTTCGGGCTGATCAACGATCATGCTAAACATGTCCATCTTTTCCTCGATAAAAACCTTGAGAAGAGCACAACCATTAGCTTTCACCCATGCATCAACACGGCTTCCCTTGTGATCAGGTACGATGATTTCCTGAAGTTCCTGCATCATTGTGGAAATACGTATGAATATGTGGATATGTATGGCTAGCAGGAAGGTGATGGGCCTTTTGAAGGTCTTCAGGAATCTGGAATATTGAGGAAACTAATTTCCTCATTTCTTTTCAACCTTGAAAAACAAGTAAAAATGACTGAAAAACAGAAGATCGATGCCTTTCTGTCGCAGAGGCATATTGCCGTAGCAGGCTATTCGCGCGACCCCA
This genomic stretch from Bacteroides sp. harbors:
- a CDS encoding prolyl-tRNA synthetase associated domain-containing protein, whose translation is MNGDPKLYQLLEELGIPFDYHPHPAAPTVEEAMKYWKDLDATHCKNLFFRNHKGNRHYLVILDHRQDLNIRDLEQRLKQGKLTFASPERLKKHLGLTPGSVTPFGLINDHAKHVHLFLDKNLEKSTTISFHPCINTASLVIRYDDFLKFLHHCGNTYEYVDMYG